The following coding sequences are from one Streptomyces dengpaensis window:
- a CDS encoding FtsK/SpoIIIE domain-containing protein codes for MTVTMIKTPQDAEDAPGTEASSTRPERRRARYRRIARAALQDERVRTAGRLTVRHGAYVLGGTRVVGRRIWDGRTASRYERMIRAAEAAGLLEEVKEWEARGQNYRAARHRRRMELLQFALNAPKAIGAGAVGGAGILLLIGILLAWANHDITDVAAPFETVADLVRWVSIIVGVIWGPALALAPWIGLAAVWAIGQHRHTAPQWALPVSARDLGAPITASIVVVAFRDLGISALRKAIDDMGDVGAGMLSPIAIAGCGVEVDVHLPSGVSTEEIQNKRRKLAENLNRHEHEVFITIPPQPRTVRLWIADSGALDEPIGASPLVLDQDATADYYTGSAPWGQNLRGDAVGVSVKQRHILLTGLSNQGKTAALRALALWLALDETVDFYIADLKGVGDWRGFDGLAEVLIQGPTDEHVAQATDMVEWAVDEMQKRIALLEESGATDGVTREMARTDKRFRPVVLIVDEAQVAYGCGAKSPDGRPYGGSKATSRYFQAVKRIHDQGRAVNVTIWEGTQDPTDENLPKRSREGNHIRGSLVLGTESQAKMALGEAPVDAGAAPHKLRRGLDKGTLVVAGEGIPMEAGQASVTVRTHFISGEDAVTLTDRAKARRANVATVHKLEVVQPVDHLADLAAVVGRESRVRTTEVIHRLKTRNHAVYEHWNGARLKALLAEYGEEPGTLDGYPVVKLESVERALERRAEELAEVQ; via the coding sequence ATGACAGTCACCATGATCAAGACGCCACAGGACGCCGAGGACGCGCCCGGCACCGAGGCGTCCTCGACGCGTCCCGAACGCCGCCGAGCTCGCTACCGGCGCATCGCCCGCGCCGCCCTCCAGGACGAACGCGTCCGCACCGCAGGACGCCTCACCGTCCGCCACGGCGCCTACGTCCTCGGCGGGACACGCGTCGTAGGACGCCGCATCTGGGACGGCCGCACCGCGTCCCGCTACGAGCGGATGATCCGCGCCGCCGAAGCCGCAGGCCTCCTCGAAGAGGTCAAGGAATGGGAAGCCCGCGGCCAGAACTACCGCGCCGCCCGGCACAGGCGGCGCATGGAACTCCTACAGTTCGCCCTCAACGCACCCAAGGCCATCGGCGCCGGCGCCGTCGGCGGCGCCGGAATCCTGCTCCTGATCGGCATCCTGCTCGCCTGGGCCAACCACGACATCACCGACGTCGCAGCCCCCTTCGAGACCGTCGCCGACCTCGTCCGATGGGTGTCCATCATCGTCGGCGTCATCTGGGGCCCCGCCCTCGCCCTCGCCCCCTGGATCGGCCTCGCCGCCGTATGGGCCATCGGCCAGCACCGCCACACCGCCCCCCAGTGGGCGCTGCCCGTCAGCGCCCGCGACCTCGGCGCCCCCATCACCGCGTCCATCGTCGTCGTCGCCTTCCGCGACCTGGGGATTTCCGCCCTGCGCAAGGCCATCGACGACATGGGTGACGTCGGCGCCGGCATGCTCTCCCCCATCGCCATCGCCGGATGCGGCGTCGAGGTCGACGTCCACCTGCCCTCCGGTGTCTCCACCGAAGAGATCCAGAACAAGCGCCGCAAGCTCGCCGAGAACCTCAACCGGCACGAACACGAGGTGTTCATCACCATCCCGCCGCAGCCCCGCACGGTGCGCCTGTGGATCGCCGACTCGGGCGCCCTCGACGAGCCCATCGGCGCCTCGCCCCTCGTCCTCGACCAGGACGCCACCGCGGACTACTACACCGGCAGCGCGCCGTGGGGGCAGAACCTGCGCGGCGACGCTGTGGGTGTCTCCGTCAAGCAGCGGCACATCCTGCTGACGGGCCTGTCCAACCAGGGCAAGACCGCCGCCCTGCGCGCCCTCGCCCTGTGGCTGGCCCTCGACGAGACCGTCGACTTCTACATCGCCGACCTCAAGGGTGTTGGCGACTGGCGAGGCTTCGACGGGCTCGCCGAGGTCCTCATCCAGGGCCCGACCGACGAGCACGTAGCCCAGGCCACCGACATGGTCGAATGGGCTGTCGACGAGATGCAGAAGCGCATCGCCCTGCTGGAAGAGTCCGGCGCCACCGACGGAGTCACCCGCGAGATGGCCCGCACCGACAAGCGGTTCCGGCCCGTCGTCCTCATCGTCGACGAGGCCCAAGTCGCCTACGGCTGCGGCGCCAAGAGCCCTGATGGGCGCCCCTACGGCGGCAGCAAGGCCACCAGCCGCTACTTCCAGGCCGTCAAGCGCATCCACGACCAGGGCCGCGCCGTCAACGTCACCATCTGGGAAGGCACCCAGGACCCGACCGACGAGAACCTGCCCAAGCGGTCCCGCGAGGGCAACCACATCCGCGGCTCGCTGGTCCTCGGCACCGAGTCCCAGGCCAAGATGGCCCTCGGCGAAGCCCCGGTGGACGCCGGCGCCGCCCCGCACAAGCTCCGTCGCGGCCTCGACAAGGGCACGCTGGTCGTGGCTGGCGAGGGCATCCCGATGGAGGCCGGGCAGGCCTCCGTGACCGTGCGGACGCACTTCATCTCCGGTGAGGACGCCGTCACGCTCACCGACCGGGCCAAGGCCCGCCGCGCGAACGTCGCTACCGTCCACAAGCTGGAGGTCGTCCAGCCCGTCGACCACCTCGCCGACCTCGCCGCCGTCGTCGGCCGTGAATCCCGCGTCCGCACCACCGAGGTCATCCACCGCCTCAAGACCCGCAACCACGCTGTGTACGAGCACTGGAACGGCGCCCGTCTCAAGGCCCTGCTGGCCGAGTACGGAGAGGAGCCCGGCACCCTCGACGGCTACCCCGTCGTGAAGCTGGAGAGCGTCGAGAGGGCCCTCGAACGGCGCGCGGAAGAGCTCGCAGAGGTTCAGTGA
- a CDS encoding PASTA domain-containing protein, whose protein sequence is MRIRTTLGALTAAALLTLTACESTSDSSSNKPDTAAEDTTETDAPGSDAGAAEAEAETATLPDLAGQDLQAAQDEAQAAGFYVLDDQDASGQNRLQVMDRNWTVCSQEPAPGTHPTDTPVTLFAVKDDETC, encoded by the coding sequence ATGCGCATCCGCACGACGCTCGGCGCGCTCACCGCCGCAGCACTCCTCACGCTCACCGCCTGCGAGAGCACCAGCGACAGCAGCTCCAACAAGCCGGACACCGCTGCCGAGGACACCACGGAGACGGACGCGCCCGGCAGCGACGCCGGCGCCGCCGAGGCAGAAGCGGAGACCGCGACGCTGCCCGACCTCGCCGGCCAGGACCTCCAGGCCGCCCAAGACGAGGCACAAGCCGCCGGGTTCTACGTCCTCGACGACCAGGACGCCAGCGGCCAGAACCGCCTGCAGGTCATGGACCGCAACTGGACCGTGTGCAGCCAGGAACCCGCGCCCGGCACGCACCCCACGGACACGCCCGTAACCCTCTTCGCGGTCAAGGACGACGAGACCTGCTGA
- a CDS encoding phage portal protein produces MATVGEALELVALLESELIRRRSDIDKHNNYYRGKHPLRFASEEFAKFHGERYRDFSDNWVQVVGDSPIERMAVTGFQASGEVKADKDLWEVWQVNGLDADSQLGFLGSVLSGRSFVLVWGNPDDEEMPVVTFEDASQCIVAYEPGSRRNRRAALKRWQDGNQDFATLYLPHEVWKFSRPLSRQDKSPQMADVDEAMRLWVPPGEQRRRRAWDPREIENEPNPQPNPMGVVPMVELPNKPMLVDEPISDVAGVVAMQDAINLLWAQLFTASDAASFPQRVIMGAERPVIPKLNAAGEIVGKQVVDLDKFQVDRVAWITGKDARIAEWTAANLAMYTGVMEVAVGHLAAQTRTPQHYLIGKMANLAEGALLAAETGLVKRVDEKKLWSGQGLREVARLIALARDENDKAKAMRAGTVLWADSESRSYAQLADALVKLKDIGFPFEWLALRYGLTPTEVADVVALREREAEMDPVAAAAALIARREPAPEPGGGPGFEDEPEPAEDVA; encoded by the coding sequence ATGGCCACCGTGGGCGAGGCCCTCGAGCTGGTCGCTCTGCTGGAGTCGGAACTGATCCGCCGCCGCAGCGACATCGACAAGCACAACAACTACTACCGGGGTAAGCACCCGCTGCGCTTCGCGAGTGAGGAGTTCGCGAAGTTCCACGGTGAGCGCTACCGCGACTTCTCCGACAACTGGGTTCAGGTCGTCGGCGACAGCCCCATCGAGCGCATGGCGGTGACTGGCTTCCAGGCCTCCGGCGAGGTCAAGGCGGACAAGGATCTGTGGGAGGTGTGGCAGGTCAACGGCCTGGACGCCGACTCGCAGTTGGGGTTCCTCGGCAGCGTGCTGTCGGGCCGCTCGTTCGTGCTGGTGTGGGGCAACCCGGACGACGAGGAGATGCCTGTCGTCACGTTCGAGGATGCTAGCCAGTGCATCGTGGCCTACGAGCCCGGCTCCCGCCGCAACCGCCGGGCCGCCCTCAAGCGCTGGCAGGACGGCAACCAGGACTTCGCCACCCTGTACCTGCCGCACGAGGTGTGGAAGTTCTCGCGCCCGCTGTCGCGGCAGGACAAGTCTCCACAGATGGCGGACGTCGACGAGGCGATGCGCTTGTGGGTGCCGCCGGGCGAGCAGCGCCGACGCCGTGCCTGGGACCCCAGGGAGATCGAGAACGAGCCGAACCCCCAGCCCAACCCCATGGGTGTGGTGCCGATGGTGGAGTTGCCGAACAAGCCGATGCTGGTCGACGAGCCGATCAGCGACGTTGCCGGCGTCGTCGCGATGCAGGACGCGATCAACCTTCTGTGGGCGCAGCTGTTCACCGCCTCCGATGCCGCGTCGTTCCCGCAGCGCGTGATCATGGGCGCCGAGCGGCCGGTGATCCCCAAGCTGAACGCCGCCGGGGAAATCGTCGGCAAGCAGGTCGTCGACCTGGACAAGTTCCAGGTCGACCGGGTCGCGTGGATCACCGGCAAGGACGCCCGGATCGCCGAGTGGACCGCCGCCAACCTGGCCATGTACACGGGCGTGATGGAGGTCGCCGTCGGGCACCTCGCCGCGCAGACGCGCACCCCGCAGCACTACCTGATCGGGAAGATGGCCAACCTCGCCGAGGGCGCGCTGCTGGCCGCCGAGACCGGTCTGGTCAAGCGGGTCGACGAGAAGAAACTGTGGAGCGGCCAGGGCCTGCGGGAAGTCGCGCGGCTGATCGCGCTCGCCCGCGACGAGAACGACAAGGCCAAGGCGATGCGCGCCGGTACGGTCCTGTGGGCGGACTCCGAGTCCCGGTCCTACGCGCAGCTGGCGGACGCGCTGGTGAAGCTGAAGGACATCGGCTTCCCCTTCGAGTGGCTGGCCCTGCGCTACGGCCTGACACCGACTGAGGTGGCGGACGTGGTGGCGCTGCGCGAGCGCGAGGCCGAGATGGACCCGGTCGCCGCCGCGGCCGCGCTGATCGCCCGGCGCGAGCCCGCTCCCGAACCCGGGGGCGGGCCCGGATTTGAGGACGAGCCCGAACCGGCTGAGGACGTCGCATGA
- a CDS encoding P22 coat protein - protein 5 domain protein, with protein sequence MAITRFRPEVWSARLLVATKTRLVYAQPGVVNRDYEGEIAESGDTVRITSISDPTIGTYTPNSTVITPEELTDAQRTLLIDQSKYFAFKVDDVDKRQAKGSVMPEAMNRAAYGLAKVADSVVANLYTQAAAANQLGTVAVTTADLAYTQLRLLKLKLDETDVPDEGRYVVGPPWFFSLLLENNKFLDAAASGTTEPLRNGFIGRALGFNLAQSNQAPNPTGDDFVVQAGVPEAISYAEQINKTEAYRPESSFSDAIKGLHLYGAKVIRPTYIATLLASKTP encoded by the coding sequence GTGGCTATCACCCGTTTCCGGCCGGAAGTCTGGAGTGCGCGACTGCTCGTCGCCACCAAGACCCGGCTCGTCTACGCCCAGCCGGGCGTCGTCAACCGCGACTACGAGGGCGAGATCGCCGAGTCCGGCGACACCGTCCGCATCACGTCGATCTCCGACCCGACGATCGGCACCTACACCCCGAACTCCACGGTCATCACCCCCGAGGAGCTCACCGACGCACAGCGCACGCTGCTCATCGACCAGTCGAAGTACTTCGCCTTCAAGGTCGATGACGTCGACAAGCGGCAGGCCAAGGGCTCCGTCATGCCCGAGGCGATGAACCGGGCCGCCTACGGCCTGGCCAAGGTCGCCGACTCGGTCGTGGCGAACCTCTACACGCAGGCTGCGGCCGCGAACCAGCTCGGCACCGTCGCTGTCACCACGGCGGATCTGGCCTACACCCAGCTGCGGCTGCTGAAGCTGAAGCTGGACGAGACGGACGTGCCCGACGAGGGCCGCTACGTGGTCGGGCCCCCGTGGTTCTTCTCCCTGCTGCTGGAGAACAACAAGTTCCTCGACGCCGCCGCGTCCGGGACCACGGAGCCGCTGCGCAACGGCTTCATCGGCCGCGCGCTGGGCTTCAACCTGGCGCAGTCCAACCAGGCCCCGAACCCCACCGGCGACGACTTCGTCGTGCAGGCCGGCGTGCCCGAGGCCATCTCCTACGCGGAGCAGATCAACAAGACCGAGGCGTACCGGCCGGAGTCCTCGTTCTCGGACGCCATCAAGGGCCTGCACCTGTACGGCGCCAAGGTCATCCGCCCTACCTACATTGCGACGCTCCTCGCCTCCAAGACTCCCTGA
- a CDS encoding head-tail adaptor protein: MSRVGRLLNTSVPVWRAVTVDDGGGGQETTWVQIGTPRARRSQPTARERQAADQAESRLDETWYFHPGTDVRRGDELRPPGRVVEVFATFDPSEPGTYLRADCTVRQPTVES, from the coding sequence GTGAGCCGCGTCGGACGCCTGCTGAACACGTCGGTGCCGGTGTGGCGGGCGGTCACCGTCGACGACGGCGGGGGCGGCCAGGAAACCACCTGGGTGCAGATCGGCACCCCGCGCGCCCGCCGCTCGCAGCCGACCGCCAGGGAGCGGCAGGCAGCCGACCAAGCCGAGTCCCGCCTCGATGAAACCTGGTACTTCCACCCCGGCACGGACGTGCGCCGCGGCGACGAACTGCGGCCCCCCGGCCGGGTGGTGGAGGTGTTCGCCACCTTCGACCCGTCCGAGCCCGGCACCTACCTGCGAGCGGACTGCACCGTCCGCCAGCCCACAGTCGAAAGCTGA
- a CDS encoding HK97-gp10 family putative phage morphogenesis protein, with protein MARRIRLDGLRGALRAIERVPEAMREARNETLNEWADNVQGSAEDRVPRDKGNLWQALDHRVNEHFGRAEVGVWDPAELEYAMYVEKGTSSMDDQPYLVPAFNEHRREVPRTYRAAFRRHMGGGAS; from the coding sequence ATGGCCCGCCGCATCCGTCTGGACGGGCTGCGCGGGGCCCTGCGCGCGATCGAGCGGGTGCCCGAGGCGATGCGTGAGGCCCGCAACGAGACGCTCAACGAGTGGGCCGACAACGTCCAGGGCAGCGCCGAGGACCGGGTGCCGCGCGACAAGGGCAACCTGTGGCAGGCCCTCGACCACCGAGTGAACGAGCACTTCGGGCGCGCCGAGGTCGGCGTGTGGGACCCGGCCGAGCTGGAGTACGCCATGTACGTGGAGAAGGGCACCAGCTCGATGGACGATCAGCCCTATCTCGTGCCCGCTTTCAACGAGCACCGGCGTGAAGTCCCGCGCACCTACAGGGCTGCGTTCCGCCGGCACATGGGCGGGGGCGCGTCGTGA
- a CDS encoding DUF3168 domain-containing protein, with protein sequence MTAALWPLQQAVYAKLTGHAPLIALVSGVYDEVPEDAAHPYVTLGSITEDVDDAHNQRGLEASVVLHVWSKYRGFKEAATILAALDTALDRQPLPVAGFKDVSVAHQQHTEVRDPDPDIRHINVSYRVWLTKS encoded by the coding sequence GTGACGGCCGCGCTGTGGCCGCTGCAGCAGGCGGTCTACGCCAAGTTGACCGGGCACGCCCCGCTCATAGCCCTCGTGTCCGGCGTGTACGACGAGGTCCCCGAGGACGCCGCGCACCCCTATGTGACGCTCGGTTCGATCACCGAGGACGTCGACGACGCCCACAATCAGCGGGGCCTCGAGGCGTCGGTGGTGCTGCATGTGTGGTCGAAGTACCGCGGCTTCAAGGAGGCCGCGACCATCCTCGCCGCCCTCGATACCGCGCTGGACCGGCAGCCATTGCCGGTGGCCGGCTTCAAGGACGTCTCGGTCGCGCACCAGCAGCACACCGAGGTGCGCGATCCGGACCCCGACATCAGGCATATCAACGTCAGCTATCGCGTGTGGCTGACCAAGTCGTAA
- a CDS encoding phage tail tube protein, protein MSGIDAFGTQLQRGDGATPTETFTAIANVTDITPPGIERETYDVTAHDSEDAWREFIGGLKDGGEVEIELNYDPREHDGLVADFGDANPRNYKVVWPGTLGEWAFKAILTNFEPEAPHDDKLAASATFKVSGKPTITTGA, encoded by the coding sequence GTGTCAGGGATCGACGCTTTTGGGACCCAGCTGCAGCGCGGTGACGGTGCCACCCCGACGGAGACGTTCACGGCGATCGCGAACGTCACCGACATCACCCCGCCCGGAATCGAGCGGGAGACCTACGACGTCACCGCGCATGACAGTGAGGATGCGTGGCGGGAGTTCATCGGCGGTCTGAAGGACGGTGGGGAGGTCGAGATTGAGCTCAACTACGACCCGCGTGAGCACGACGGTCTGGTCGCCGACTTCGGCGACGCCAATCCCCGCAACTACAAGGTCGTGTGGCCGGGCACGCTCGGCGAGTGGGCGTTCAAGGCGATCCTGACGAACTTCGAGCCCGAGGCCCCGCACGACGACAAGCTGGCTGCCAGCGCGACGTTCAAGGTGTCCGGCAAGCCGACCATCACCACCGGAGCATGA
- a CDS encoding phage tail assembly protein T translates to MTVRELLARISSSELAEWRAFEQLTGPLGGARGDVQAALIASVIAGANRGKGQRAPKVSDFMPRWDRTKVRKSPEDLFRQAEMANAALGGSFNTTTA, encoded by the coding sequence ATGACCGTGCGGGAGCTGCTGGCCCGTATCTCGTCCAGCGAGCTGGCCGAGTGGCGGGCGTTCGAGCAGCTGACCGGCCCGCTCGGCGGCGCGCGCGGCGACGTCCAGGCCGCGCTCATCGCGTCCGTCATCGCCGGCGCCAACCGCGGCAAGGGCCAGCGGGCACCGAAGGTGTCCGACTTCATGCCGCGCTGGGACCGGACCAAGGTCCGTAAGAGTCCCGAGGATCTGTTCCGTCAGGCGGAGATGGCGAATGCCGCGCTCGGCGGCAGCTTCAACACCACAACCGCATAG